From the Populus nigra chromosome 13, ddPopNigr1.1, whole genome shotgun sequence genome, the window CGTCTTTACAGGATCTCAAGCAGGATGTGACCAGGCACGCCAAACAGATTCTGATTCAAAATTCAGCTCCTCAGCCTTTTATCGCAGCAAACCCCAGCACTAGTGGGAATCATCTTTTCGATACCAGGAATACTGGATTCATCTCAAACATGGCTGTGCCTCCTTTCAACACCAACATGAGTGGGACTCCTTTCAACACAAACATGACTGCTAGTCCATTCAATGCAAGCTCAGCAATGCCTCCTTTTGGATACAGTCTTGGATATGGGACTAGTTTCTTCTAGTACGTTAATAATTCCTTTGAAATAGAATGTCTCAACCATAACACAGttcatttatgttttgaatctGTCAATACTTTCAGGTTGGAATTGAGTATTGTGGATCAAGATATTCAaatgaaatgataataaataccATTTTTATTTGTGAAGGATTGTCGTGATCTCCACACCAATACATACATCCTGTCGagcatattaatattttatatgcaaGGAAATGATTCAATTCAGGATTTTCAAAGGTTTCATGTTAAGATATTAATGActtgttttctcttttcattttgtttttggagaaaaaatGTCCTGTGACTAGAGGTTCTTGATGCATAAAGCGTTCATCTAACTCTATGCATTACAAACCATTGCTACTAAACTATGTTCCTCCACTGCAATTTACTTGCTGATCAACTGGTTTTGTATGGATTCTTTAAGTTCCAACGAATAACGGTAATATACCGAGAAGTTCCCGCGAAAGAGAATGATTTTGCATCATTAATTGATTGTAGTTTATTTGGTAAGttgattcaaaatttaaatttaatgtccgcagttgtgttttttttgcgGTCGCgctttttaaagaaaatctcCACTATGTGAAACATTGCTTGAAATGGCTTGCAGTTTATAGTAAGTTCCAACGAATAACGGTAATATACCGAGAAGTTCCCGCGAAAGAGAATGATTTTGCATCATTAATTGATTGTAGTTTATTTGGTAAGttgattcaaaatttaaatttaatgtccgcagttgtgttttttttgcgGTCGCgctttttaaagaaaatctcCACTATGTGAAACATTGCTTGAAATGGCTTGCAGTTTATAGTAAGTACCTTAAAACTATATTTGATTAAGGTTAATGTAAATTACAATTGATCTATGAACAACCTCTTAACGACGCTTGACGAATTGCTGTATGATCTGTTACCATGTTAATCATCATTGCCTGAAACACAAACAACCTCTTATTAACATCCAGAAGATGTTGTGTTGATTATCTTCTTAGTTGCACCTTTAAGTTGTAGTTACAGATATGATATCTTTTATATTGCAAACTTGGCTAGTGCCCTGCACTTGACCAGCATTAAATGATGTTTGCTGCAAAAACTGGTATAAGAGTAaggtaattttatgttttttaagatgTAGATTGTTCTGTCATCACTTATGCTGTAACAAAACATTACTAGACTTTCCTTTTGTAGTGTGGAGGAATTAATTACGAATTATCAACTTATCAAATATCCCATCTTGCCAAATCATATTCCAATCATCTAACCATCATCAACACCTGTAAGGATCCTATGACATCTTTTCGAAGAATTGCAGATGAGAAGATGAACTGCCAACAAGAAAACTCAAGGGTTCCAAGTCATGGTTGCTTGCTGAAAACTAACAACTTGACTTGTATAGTTGTGAATTTAGAGCAGAGAAGTCTACTAGTTTATGAGCCTAGAACTTGACTAAGGATCAACCAAAGAATGACACTTACAACATTTGTTGTTTGGTCCAAGAACTCTAATTAGATAAACAAACAGATGATCCCAAAGAAGCAATAGTCAACTAATATGATATAGAAGTAGGTGAACTAACAAGCAATCTCAAAATTGTCTTTCAGATTTTTCCAACCAACTAGTAGTGCCCAAATCACCATAGTGATCCCATGTCCTTCTATAAATACTTATAACCAGCCTTAATTTTCCCATACAACCCTAACAGAACAACTTATTTGTTCATTTTCTACTCATATATTTCTGGTGATCACAAGTATTGATTGTATCTTGAATATCAGTGATGGCCTCTCGCAAAAGCTTTATCTTAGCTTTCTTCATTGCTCTGGCATTTTCAAGCATGACCATCAGCCTGGCTGCCCGTCATCTCCTCCAGTTACCAACACTGCCACCATTGCCTTCCATACCAAACCTGCCACAGCCCACATTGCCCACCTTACCTACAACTCAGCCATCACTACCAAAGCCAACACTACCTCCACTTCCTAGCATCCCTACCATTCCTACAGTCCCAAAGGTCACTTTCCCTCCTCTTCCAAGCATGCCCTCAATCCCCACAATTCCAACTATCCCCTCTATTCCATTCCTTTCCCCTCCCCCTGCAACTACTAGCCCTTGATTTTCTCAATCTATCCTTCTCTTCTAATAGTTTACCCTTTTGCAGTTCCTTTCTTGTGATGCAAGACGTGCAGAAgtatttcatgtttctttttgaAGGAATTCTGTCAGTCTTCTATGACTTGGGAAGTAATGGAGGCTTATAGCTGTATGCAGTTATAGTTGCCCTCGCATATGTGAGCTTAGccgtgtttttcttttcttccttttgtgtgctttattattttctacttTCTAGGAATCGGAGTTCCATAGACTTATGTGTGTATATTAATTCATtattactgaataaaaggttgTTTGCATACATTTCATGTTCATTTATGTACTTACCTCAAGCAAATTCTGAAGAAAATGCCATTCACGTCAGGAATTTTTCGCGATTGAGCCTGTTATGGAAGCTTTATGTATGCATGCACGTTCGTGCATACGTATATGTTCTCACTTAtggtaaaacaaaaatttccagTTTATAAACAGAGCTACATCTTCAAGATTTCAATTCCATCACCTTCATCTCCATCATTTCTAACAACAGAACCTTTATTTCTTAAGAGAAAAAGTCCTACAGAAATGAGTTCTGCAGAAAACATTCCTGACCCTCCTTTATACCTGTTTGCAATCCTTAAGCAGGATAACCTTTTCTATCTAAACACAAATCTTTTAGCATTTTTGGCAACAGAGTTCAGTGCATAATTGCGAAATACGCCGAAACACCATCAATAGACAAAGCATCAGAAAAGTAATCTATGAAACAGAGTTGCACAAGCACGGTTACGAAACATATTTTGCTTTTGCCTCCATCAGAACAAAGTAACCCAAGTTTCACTGGTTTCAGCATTACAGGAAAACTAGTTTAACCAGATAAGGATATCTACAAAACCTTTGTTATAACCAAATTTTATTCTGGTAGCATCCTCTGCTAATTAAGTAAGATAAAACTACATTAAGGCCTCAACCAGAATCATTGAACATAATCAGCTGTAGAAAAGATTTCCTACTCTTAACATTTCTGATAGATATCGAAAAGAGATCAGCAGCAGAATTCTTTGCCTGACAATTCAGCCACACCTAAACCTTACCTTGATAAGTTTCCATTGATGCACTACTTCACCGATTCCTGAAACAGTGATTCGAAAAGTCATTATGCTAAAGAAGGGCTATCATAGTTAATATCAACCAGGTTGGATAATCAGAAAGGACTTAGTATAAGGAGAAATCATTAAGGACTTGATTGGTTTTCTTACAGTCAAACAATGATCTGGTTTACATTGAACAAACTGATCACTCTCCAGCAtaacaaatagaaaacacattaACTAATCCCCAAAACAGAATGTAATAGCCCCAAACAGAAGCTTACTACACAAATGTAAAAGAGTTGagtagaagaaagaaaagattagTTGTGTAGTTTTATTGTTGTATCTGACTTTTGTCGCATATCTGAATCTATCAAACAATTTCGTTACTCATTGGTTGATCGTGTGAAAAACATTACCATTGcttgtattttcttatttatgttgacaaaaaaaatttgtccAAGCCGCAGCAGGGCACGGGCACGGGCACGGGACTAGTTACTAGCTGAACTTGCTAGCACAAAAGTTATTGACTCAGATATCATCGGATAATCCTGCATTTATCTCGACGCCACAGATTCCTACAGTACGACTTCTTTAAGAGATTGCTTAGTGGCCATAAGATGCTAATTCTACACAGGTTGCTATCCCTTCTGGGCATTTTCCTGCATTCATCAGCAATGAATACAGGTTGCCATCCCTTCTGGGCATTTTCCTCGGGGGTGCAAACTGAGTAAGTCATTCTACTTCTAAgataagatttaaataaaaaaatctgttcCGTCAATTAACCCGAATGTTGGATTTTTCGTGTTAGGGGAGAGTAGCCATGGTCTCGAAGAGCCCTTGCCCACAATGCAGTAGCAGCAGTACAAGGGTTTCAGGTTGTTCAAAATTACCTGTCCTGACGGCATTAAATGTTGCACACTATTGTAGGTAACCCAATATTTATAGCATATTAATGAGTTGGCATAAGTAGTTGTTGTATCTCAGATTCAGCTATGAACATGAAGAAGCAGTAAGAAACTTGCGTACAGAATTTAGTTTTGATCTCAATCTTAGATAACAAAGTAACTCACAAAAGCAGCAGATCATTTCCGAAGCATTTCTGGAGTAGGACTTTTCAAGAAAGCCAATTAATTAGCGAAAGCGTTTTGAAAATGGagtttgtaaacatgaaaaatcaagaatgTTTTGGAAAATAATCGTTAGAGATgaattatgaaaagaaataaacgATGTTTGATGTTTGAGTGATAGCTGCAGTAGCCCAAGAACAGCATGCAAAACACTGTAATGATCTGCAGCCAAAAGCAGTTGTGCCTCTTCTTTTATGGACTTGATACACAATCATATATCCAAACAGATTCCAAGAAAATTGTTTAGCACAAATTCTTTCTCAACTTGCAagtttgaaggtttttttttttttttttttttccggccaTAAACAAGCCTTAATTCTTGTCCACAACAACAATTCGACACTATTGATTACAAGAATTGTGGACCTGCACCAGCTCATGAAATCTAACCACATCTGAAAGAAAATTACTTAATGAATCCAGTTAGTCAAGTCCCCTGCTGGTTAAGAACCCAAGTTAACACCAATTTGGGGCTTGATTTCACttccttttctatttagttCATGTATATAGTAAGCTTAACCCCACCCCTCCCCTATATATACAAAAGCAAATTGTCAAAATCAAATAGTTCTCTGCTCTGTCATGGCTTCTGTTCATCACCTATTGATCATAGCTTTCTTCATATTGATTCCACTTTCATTCACTAATGTTGCCTTAGCAACTCGGCATCTTCTTCACAGTGCTAAGAATGTTCCTCCGTTGCCTAGGCCTAAATTGCCTCCTTTGCCACCCAACTTGACTTCCACACCAACAACACCAGTACCAACGCTGCCATCCCCAGCTGAGACATTCGGACCGCCCACGTTATCACTGGTTCCTCCTAGCATCTCTGTGTTAACACCACCAAATCCACCAAAAACACCTCCAGTTACAGCAGAATCCCCAACATTGCCACCACCAACCTCCATGTCACCACCAAAGGATGAAACGCCACCACCGCCAACCTCCATGTCACCACCAAAGGATGAAACGCCACCATCGACTAGCTCCAAGTCACCTCCTCTGCCTAACCCTATATCGCATAAATTGCCCACCTTGCCCAAATTCCCACCGGTCAAGTCCTGGCCTATGCCAAAGCCAAAATCATTGCCTACCATACCCAAATTCCCACATCTCAAGTGGCCTTCCTTGCCACCTTTCCATTGGATACCAACAGTCCCAAGTGCAAGTCCTTCAAACCAAATCCATAACTAGACCTTGAGGGTCCGTACCTATCACCATGTTTCTGGTCAGCGCTGGAGGCAGCAGCCACCTGCTGTGATTGTTCTATCTAGACTAGCCACGGTCCACATGTACCAATAGAGGCTACCAGTGTATACAGACCATCGATGGACCAAGTCAGTTGTGACCATGATATTACTCCATGTTTGTTGTCGACGATTTTAGCATTGTGCTACGTAGTGTTCAGAAATGTAAGGCAAGTCAGTGCTCTTAGTGCTCCTTGTTTGTAGTTTTCGGTCAGACCATGCAATAAAGTGGttagcatgttttttaaaataaaaaaattaattatcatatgaaaaatcaataattatggttaataaaataaatttaaaattatccaTTCATTAAAAAGTGTTGCTAATATTAACTAAAGATTAGGTtgagaaattaaagaataaatataaattaaaatatttaattttgtatcaTAAGAGCCCTTCAAAAAACTTTCATTTGATTATACaacaatatttctttttatgaagtgtactaatttaaatttcattgaaatataataatttattaaaagatagtttttgatattatggtagcggttattttttaaaataatttttaattaaaaatacatcaaaataatatatatttttaatttatttttaacaacaatatattaaaatattataaaaacatataaatttttttaaaaaaataaaaacacgattttactgaaaaaacaaatattaaccCAGAGGTTAACTTAGTGGTTAGAAAAGTTCGCTTGCTTTCCTTGCTTTTGAggtttaaatcttaaaaaaattatcttaaaatcaTCTGagataaaaatttagtttcaattaatattaatatgcaTAGTAGTCTGAAAAAtactcataattattaaataaaaatactcataattattaaataaaaaatccaattaattttttaaataatataaaccaTTAGTAAagtcttgtttatttttatattttaaaaatgtttttgataaaattttaatttttttattttttctctactttaaattaatatttttttagtgttttcagatcattttgatatgttgatgtcaaaaataattttttaaaaataaaataacattattttaatatatttttaaataaaaaatactttaaaaaacaaccacaatcatAATCCTACACATTctccaaatataaaataaaacatggataaagccaacaagtaaaaaaaaaaaaaccacttaaataaatcaaacaaataataacGAGCGAGAgaatttaaagaaattcaaatctAAAAGCTCAAGATTAAACTTACTTTTATATGGGCTTAGATTCAACTCCACGAATGCAAAGTCCAGGCCCATATCCAATCTCAAAACCCGACCCGACTCGACTCCTGCCCAACACTACAATGGTCATTCGTTCTCTGCTTTCTCTCAAGCGCTAAGGCACGAGGAAAGCTAGCTATACCGGTCGGAGATTATCGTTATCACCTTTAGGATATGAGTCAATCCTTTTAAATTACTAGGTAACATCTCAATCCATTCACtcctatttcttttcttttttttacatcacCGTTCCTTCCAAATtcaaacttttctttctttcctctttgaaatttatgttttcttcgtttatttattttccaagcAAGAATTAAAGTACGGTTTGTTTAGTGCTTATTATTTCAACGAATTCATGTTtcctttttagtatttttggctttattttttaaatttcttctctTCGATTTGTGGTTTTTCTCttcgatttttttatttatttttgatttattcaGTATTTTATAGGTCTCTGCTAGGGTTTGATTTTTGGTTACTTACACAAGCTTCCTTTTCAAttggaaattgaaaatttaggagattttttttttaaatttatttcatggaGAGTTCGAGTGCGGTTTACTGCTCACTGTTTCAACGAacttaaatttctaaatttgtagtattttggattaaatttcttattttctcttcttttttgtgttttttttttcacaagttaATCTGTGGTTTCCATTTTCGAATTTCGATGATGTAGTTTTTTTCTAGCTCCCTTTTTAAAACTTCTTCtcatttgttttctgttttccaCGTGgatttttatgaaatgaagtaaataaaaaatggaattttaaatagttattcagttttttttttccttagtttAATAGCTGAAAGCTGGAGTTTTTCCATTTTGATGATTATAGGCAAAACTGTCTTTAAATCATGGGTGGAGGTGGCTATGACTCCGGAAGTGCTTCTGACGATGGTAAGTTGGTTATTTGACGCAATAGTATGACgagatttgattgttttatgcTCATTGTTATAATAATCATTGGTTGAATTCTGTATATAAATGCGGCTTTTGAAGGCTTTCTGGAGTTGTGTGTCTTCTTTGTCATGGACGGTGAAGTGCATTGTTATTTTGTACTCGGACACGGTGTTGTAATAGATATAGGTAGAATTATGATGGCCCTGGTGTATTGACTGCTTGTGTAATTAAAGTCTGTAGTCTTTGGTTTTAATGGCTgtttaagttgattttgttcCCGTAGTTAGACAACCTTGTGAAACACAAAACTGTGAAAatcaaattggtaaaaaaagaagaagaaagaaaagaaagaattggGATGTGTTTCTTATATGTATTCAAAATtagttgcttttctttttcttccgtgtgtttttttttataactcccATGTGGTCATCCTATCCTAATGCTTGGATGACTGTTGGACAGATGATGACGAGGAATATGAGGAAGTTGGTGGTAACCGATTTTTGGGTTTTATGTTTGGGAATGTTGATAATTCTGGTGATCTTGATGCTGATTACCTTGATGAGGTGAGCTTATGtctcttttatatttgatcttttatttcttgtattACTTGCTGTAAAAGGTTTCATAAACGTGCACATGTATTGCAAGTGACAGTTGGCATCCCTTTAAAACTGAGATTGAGCGAAAGCAGTACTATTTATTTgagacaggaaaaaaaacaaaaac encodes:
- the LOC133671496 gene encoding protein PELPK1-like, with the protein product MASRKSFILAFFIALAFSSMTISLAARHLLQLPTLPPLPSIPNLPQPTLPTLPTTQPSLPKPTLPPLPSIPTIPTVPKVTFPPLPSMPSIPTIPTIPSIPFLSPPPATTSP